In Ovis aries strain OAR_USU_Benz2616 breed Rambouillet chromosome 17, ARS-UI_Ramb_v3.0, whole genome shotgun sequence, the following proteins share a genomic window:
- the PPIL2 gene encoding RING-type E3 ubiquitin-protein ligase PPIL2 isoform X1, whose protein sequence is MGKRQHQKDKMYITCAEYTHFYGGKKPDVPQTNFRRLPFDHCSLSLQPFTYPVCTPEGVVFDLLNIVPWLKKYGTNPSNGEKLDGRSLVKLNFAKNSEGKYHCPVLFTVFTNSSHIVAIKTTGNVYAHEAVEQLNIKAKNFRDLLTDEPFCRQDIITLQDPTNLDKFNVSNFFHVKNNVKIIDPDEEKAKQDPSYYLKNTNTETRETLQELYREFKGDEVLAATMRAPVKAKADKLNAAHYSTGRVSASFTSTAMVPETTHEAAAIDEDELRYQFVKKKGYVRLHTNLGDLNLELHCDLTPKTCENFIRLCKKQYYDGTVFHRSIRNFVIQGGDPTGTGTGGESCWGKPFRDEFRPNLSHTGRGVLSMANSGPNTNKSQFFITFRSCAYLDKKHTIFGRVVGGFDTLTAMENVESDPKTDRPKEEIRVDSTIVFVDPYEEADAQIAEERKKTQLEAAAPESTAKSSQPPQGSQGPQTYRQGVGKYISPAVTKRVAEEEPSTSAAVPVAKKKPSRGFEDFSSW, encoded by the exons TCTCTCTCTGCAGCCCTTCACCTACCCGGTGTGCACTCCCGAAGGTGTCGTCTTTGACTTGCT GAACATCGTTCCTTGGCTTAAGAAGTACGGGACCAACCCCAGCAACGGAGAG AAACTGGATGGGCGGTCCCTGGTCAAGTTGAACTTTGCGAAGAACAGTGAAG GGAAGTACCACTGCCCGGTGCTCTTCACCGTGTTCACCAACAGCAGCCACATCGTGGCCATCAAGACCACTGGCAACGTCTACGCCCACGAG GCGGTGGAGCAGCTGAACATCAAGGCCAAGAACTTCCGAGACCTGCTGACGGACGAGCCCTTCTGCCGACAGGACATCATCACCCTGCAG GACCCCACCAACTTGGACAAATTCAACGTTTCCAATTTCTTTCACGTTAAGAATAACGTGAAAATAATCGACCCAG ACGAGGAGAAGGCCAAGCAGGACCCGTCTTACtatttgaaaaacacaaacacGGAGACGCGAGAGACGCTGCAGGAGCTCTACCGGGAGTTCAAAGGGGACGAGGTGCTGGCGGCCACCATGAGGGCCCCCGTGAAGGCGAAGGCGGACAAGCTGAACGCC GCCCACTACTCCACCGGGAGGGTCAGCGCCTCCTTCACGTCCACCGCCATGGTTCCCGAGACCACGCACGAAGCAG CGGCCATTGACGAGGACGAGCTGCGCTACCAGTTCGTGAAGAAGAAGGGCTACGTTCGGCTGCACACCAACCTGGGCGACCTCAACCTGGAGCTGCACTGCGATCTG ACCCCGAAAACCTGTGAGAACTTCATCAGGCTCTGCAAGAAGCAGTACTACGACGGCACCGTCTTCCACCGGTCCATCCGCAACTTCGTG ATCCAGGGAGGCGACCCAACGGGCACTGGCACAG GCGGGGAGTCGTGCTGGGGGAAGCCCTTCAGAGACGAGTTCCGGCCCAACCTCTCGCACACGGGCCGCGGGGTGCTCAGCATGGCCAACTCCGGGCCCAACACTAACAAGTCTCAATT CTTCATCACCTTCCGTTCCTGCGCTTACCTGGACAAGAAGCACACCATCTTCGGGCG GGTTGTTGGGGGCTTTGACACGCTGACGGCCATGGAGAATGTGGAGAGTGACCCCAAAACTGACCGTCCTAAG GAGGAGATCCGCGTCGACTCCACCATTGTGTTCGTGGACCCCTATGAAGAGGCTGATGCTCAG ATCGCTGAGGAGCGCAAGAAGACTCAGCTGGAGGCAGCGGCCCCCGAGAGCACGGCCAAGAGCAGCCAGCCCCCGCAGGGGAGCCAGGGCCCCCAGACGTACCGCCAGGGGGTGGGCAAGTACATCAGCCCGGCAGTCAC GAAGCGGGTAGCAGAGGAGGAGCCGTCCACCAGCGCAGCTGTCCCCGTGGCCAAGAAGAAGCCCAGCCGCGGCTTCGAGGACTTCAGCTCGTGGTAG
- the YPEL1 gene encoding protein yippee-like 1, whose product MVKVTKSKTFQAYLPNCHRTYSCVHCRAHLANHDELISKSFQGSQGRAYLFNSVVNVGCGPAEERVLLTGLHAVADIYCENCKTTLGWKYEHAFESSQKYKEGKFIIELAHMVKDNGWE is encoded by the exons ATGGTGAAGGTGACCAAGTCCAAAACTTTCCAAGCGTATCTGCCAAACTGCCACCGGACCTACAGCTGTGTCCACTGCAGGGCCCACCTGGCAAATCACGACGAGCTGATCTCCAAG TCCTTTCAGGGAAGTCAAGGACGAGCCTACCTTTTCAACTCAGT GGTGAACGTGGGCTGCGGCCCTGCGGAGGAGCGAGTCCTGCTCACCGGCCTGCACGCCGTGGCCGACATCTACTGCGAGAATTGCAAGACCACGCTCGGGTGGAAATAC gaGCACGCCTTTGAAAGCAGTCAGAAGTATAAGGAAGGGAAGTTCATCATCGAGCTTGCTCACATGGTCAAAGACAACGGCTGGGAGTAA
- the PPIL2 gene encoding RING-type E3 ubiquitin-protein ligase PPIL2 isoform X2, with translation MGKRQHQKDKMYITCAEYTHFYGGKKPDVPQTNFRRLPFDHCSLSLQPFTYPVCTPEGVVFDLLNIVPWLKKYGTNPSNGEKLDGRSLVKLNFAKNSEGKYHCPVLFTVFTNSSHIVAIKTTGNVYAHEAVEQLNIKAKNFRDLLTDEPFCRQDIITLQDPTNLDKFNVSNFFHVKNNVKIIDPDEEKAKQDPSYYLKNTNTETRETLQELYREFKGDEVLAATMRAPVKAKADKLNAAHYSTGRVSASFTSTAMVPETTHEAAAIDEDELRYQFVKKKGYVRLHTNLGDLNLELHCDLTPKTCENFIRLCKKQYYDGTVFHRSIRNFVIQGGDPTGTGTGGESCWGKPFRDEFRPNLSHTGRGVLSMANSGPNTNKSQFFITFRSCAYLDKKHTIFGRVVGGFDTLTAMENVESDPKTDRPKEEIRVDSTIVFVDPYEEADAQIAEERKKTQLEAAAPESTAKSSQPPQGSQGPQTYRQGVGSG, from the exons TCTCTCTCTGCAGCCCTTCACCTACCCGGTGTGCACTCCCGAAGGTGTCGTCTTTGACTTGCT GAACATCGTTCCTTGGCTTAAGAAGTACGGGACCAACCCCAGCAACGGAGAG AAACTGGATGGGCGGTCCCTGGTCAAGTTGAACTTTGCGAAGAACAGTGAAG GGAAGTACCACTGCCCGGTGCTCTTCACCGTGTTCACCAACAGCAGCCACATCGTGGCCATCAAGACCACTGGCAACGTCTACGCCCACGAG GCGGTGGAGCAGCTGAACATCAAGGCCAAGAACTTCCGAGACCTGCTGACGGACGAGCCCTTCTGCCGACAGGACATCATCACCCTGCAG GACCCCACCAACTTGGACAAATTCAACGTTTCCAATTTCTTTCACGTTAAGAATAACGTGAAAATAATCGACCCAG ACGAGGAGAAGGCCAAGCAGGACCCGTCTTACtatttgaaaaacacaaacacGGAGACGCGAGAGACGCTGCAGGAGCTCTACCGGGAGTTCAAAGGGGACGAGGTGCTGGCGGCCACCATGAGGGCCCCCGTGAAGGCGAAGGCGGACAAGCTGAACGCC GCCCACTACTCCACCGGGAGGGTCAGCGCCTCCTTCACGTCCACCGCCATGGTTCCCGAGACCACGCACGAAGCAG CGGCCATTGACGAGGACGAGCTGCGCTACCAGTTCGTGAAGAAGAAGGGCTACGTTCGGCTGCACACCAACCTGGGCGACCTCAACCTGGAGCTGCACTGCGATCTG ACCCCGAAAACCTGTGAGAACTTCATCAGGCTCTGCAAGAAGCAGTACTACGACGGCACCGTCTTCCACCGGTCCATCCGCAACTTCGTG ATCCAGGGAGGCGACCCAACGGGCACTGGCACAG GCGGGGAGTCGTGCTGGGGGAAGCCCTTCAGAGACGAGTTCCGGCCCAACCTCTCGCACACGGGCCGCGGGGTGCTCAGCATGGCCAACTCCGGGCCCAACACTAACAAGTCTCAATT CTTCATCACCTTCCGTTCCTGCGCTTACCTGGACAAGAAGCACACCATCTTCGGGCG GGTTGTTGGGGGCTTTGACACGCTGACGGCCATGGAGAATGTGGAGAGTGACCCCAAAACTGACCGTCCTAAG GAGGAGATCCGCGTCGACTCCACCATTGTGTTCGTGGACCCCTATGAAGAGGCTGATGCTCAG ATCGCTGAGGAGCGCAAGAAGACTCAGCTGGAGGCAGCGGCCCCCGAGAGCACGGCCAAGAGCAGCCAGCCCCCGCAGGGGAGCCAGGGCCCCCAGACGTACCGCCAGGGGGTGG GAAGCGGGTAG